A single region of the Gemmatimonadaceae bacterium genome encodes:
- the ald gene encoding alanine dehydrogenase codes for MKIGVPKEIKTNENRIALVPAGAEALVAAGHDVLIQHGAGEGSGFPDELYTSVGARIARDGPTVWRDSDMIMKVKEPIRREWPRMREGQTIFTYFHFAADEALTRAHMDSGATCIAYETVELSNRELPLLTPMSEVAGRMAVQEGAKYLERLYGGRGVLLGGVPGVAPAKVVILGGGVVGINAAKMAAGMGAKVTVLDLSLERLRYLSDVMPANVTLIYSNRHNILEQISTADLVVGAVLIPGAVAPRLIRREDLKTMQPGSVIVDVAIDQGGCVETIHATTHENPTYEVDGVIHYGVANMPGGVPRTSTLALTNATFPYAMKLANLGWQEALRESAPLRKGLNIVGGQVVYPAVAEAFGLPLASVDSYFT; via the coding sequence ATGAAGATCGGCGTTCCCAAGGAGATCAAGACAAACGAGAATCGCATCGCGCTCGTTCCCGCCGGGGCGGAAGCTCTAGTGGCCGCCGGCCACGACGTGTTGATCCAGCATGGTGCAGGCGAGGGCAGCGGCTTTCCGGACGAGCTTTACACGAGCGTCGGAGCGCGCATTGCGCGCGACGGGCCCACCGTCTGGCGCGATTCGGACATGATAATGAAAGTGAAGGAGCCAATCCGCCGCGAATGGCCGCGAATGCGCGAAGGCCAGACGATCTTCACGTATTTCCATTTTGCCGCTGACGAGGCGCTGACTCGCGCGCACATGGACAGTGGCGCGACCTGCATTGCCTACGAGACGGTCGAGCTCTCAAACAGAGAGCTGCCGCTGCTCACTCCGATGTCCGAAGTTGCCGGGCGTATGGCCGTGCAGGAGGGCGCAAAGTATCTCGAGCGCCTCTACGGCGGGCGCGGCGTTCTGCTTGGCGGCGTGCCGGGGGTGGCTCCGGCAAAGGTCGTCATACTCGGCGGCGGTGTCGTGGGGATCAATGCAGCCAAGATGGCCGCCGGAATGGGGGCCAAGGTGACCGTTCTCGATCTCTCACTCGAGCGGCTCCGGTACCTGTCGGACGTGATGCCGGCGAACGTCACACTCATCTATTCCAATCGTCATAACATACTAGAGCAGATCTCGACGGCGGATCTGGTTGTGGGCGCTGTTCTGATTCCCGGCGCTGTCGCACCGCGTCTTATTCGTCGTGAGGATCTCAAGACGATGCAGCCGGGATCAGTGATAGTCGACGTCGCTATCGATCAGGGCGGATGCGTGGAGACCATACATGCCACGACCCACGAGAACCCGACGTATGAAGTGGATGGCGTTATCCACTACGGAGTGGCGAACATGCCTGGCGGAGTACCTCGCACGTCGACTCTCGCGCTCACGAATGCAACGTTTCCCTACGCGATGAAGCTGGCCAACCTCGGCTGGCAGGAGGCCCTTCGTGAAAGCGCACCACTGCGCAAGGGCCTGAACATCGTCGGCGGACAAGTGGTGTACCCGGCGGTTGCCGAGGCATTCGGTTTGCCTCTCGCAAGCGTCGATTCATATTTCACCTGA